In Desulfuromonadaceae bacterium, the sequence GGTGGTAGATGATACGGACAATCTCTATGGAAGGGGATTTGCCTTTACAATTCAACTATTGATAGTTGTGTCACTTGTAACTTTCACCATTGATACGCTCCCTGATCTAACCCTAAACATCAAAAAACTTCTGAATATTTTCGAGGTGGCTACAGTCATAATATTCACGATTGAATATATCCTCCGAATAATAGTCGCAAAAAAGAAAGCGACGTTTGTTTTCAGCTTCTATGGCGTGGTTGATTTATTAGCAATCCTTCCATTCTATATTTCTTCTGGTTTAGATCTTAGAGCAGTCCGGGTCTTTAGGCTACTGCGCTTAGTCAGGATTTTGAAACTATTCAGGTACAATCAGGCTATAAAAAGATTTCAAAGGGCTCTTTCTATAGCAAAAGAAGAACTAATATTGTTTGGATTTGTTGCAATCATCATGCTTTACTTGTCTGCGGTCGGAATCTACTATTTTGAAAATGATGTTCAGCCAGATCAATTCAAGTCGGTAATTCATAGTCTTTGGTGGGCTGTTACTACCTTGACCACTGTTGGTTACGGAGATATGTTTCCAATTACAGCAGGTGGGAAATTTTTTACTTTTTTTGTTCTTATGGTTGGTTTGGGTATTGTTGCGGTGCCAACAGGTTTAATTGCATCAGCTCTTTCTCAAGCACGCGAAGAAGAAAAGGCATAACGAATCACATGCACTTGAAAGACCATGAGGGGGGCGCGTCTACACTTTTCATAAATGAACTGGTCGAGTAGACCGGTTTCTTCCGTAGCGCCGCCGGGGTCTTGCAACCCAACAATTCCATGGCAAGTTTTCACTCGTTGCCGATGCACTCGGTGATCCCGACGAGCTGCTGGCCGAGTACAAGACGCTGCTTACAGGGGTGAGTGAGACGCGGGAGATGCTGAAGCAGGAGTTGATGGAGGAATTAGGAGGTCATCATGAGTGAGGTTGTTATTTATCAGGCCGAGGATGGCAATGCGGCTCTGGAGGTGAAAAAACCAAAGAAAAAACCAAAGGGTCAGACCTACAAATTACAAAAGGTGTCACTATCGAAAAAGGCCCAAAAAGAGCACCCCCTTTGGTTGTTTTTATCTTCATCTTCATCTTCATTCATTTGTGCGTATTCCGACGAATTCGTCCACTCATTCCAGAGGAAACCGGCCACTGATTCCGAGGCAATTCGTCCACCTTTCGGAGCGCAGCGACGCTGGTGGTTTCTTTCTACTCCAAGTGGACGAATTGG encodes:
- a CDS encoding ion transporter, producing MSHIEKIRKVVDDTDNLYGRGFAFTIQLLIVVSLVTFTIDTLPDLTLNIKKLLNIFEVATVIIFTIEYILRIIVAKKKATFVFSFYGVVDLLAILPFYISSGLDLRAVRVFRLLRLVRILKLFRYNQAIKRFQRALSIAKEELILFGFVAIIMLYLSAVGIYYFENDVQPDQFKSVIHSLWWAVTTLTTVGYGDMFPITAGGKFFTFFVLMVGLGIVAVPTGLIASALSQAREEEKA